In Shouchella patagoniensis, the following are encoded in one genomic region:
- a CDS encoding helix-turn-helix domain-containing protein, protein MPIKKGKEALEELHNSSIEEEDRTVIELKVGEAIRSRGLTQKEVAEKSGIRPTAISNLARGYVDRISLDHLSKIVRALDIKDINELITINVESEAMQNWYHEKIEQDNEERE, encoded by the coding sequence TTGCCAATTAAAAAGGGAAAAGAAGCTTTAGAGGAATTACATAACAGTAGTATTGAAGAAGAAGATCGCACAGTAATTGAACTAAAAGTCGGAGAGGCAATTAGAAGTCGGGGGCTTACTCAAAAAGAAGTAGCTGAAAAATCAGGGATTAGACCTACAGCTATTTCCAACTTGGCGAGAGGTTATGTCGATAGAATAAGTTTGGATCACTTATCTAAAATCGTTCGCGCTTTGGACATTAAAGATATAAATGAGCTTATAACCATTAATGTAGAGAGCGAGGCCATGCAGAATTGGTATCATGAAAAAATTGAGCAAGATAATGAAGAAAGAGAATAA
- a CDS encoding tyrosine-type recombinase/integrase: MQINHRKLPRLKKIKKNTDLEYLIEEFIIDKKVRNVSQNTLAKYKNNLKVLTEFLDVTNLPRDVSELTMTNMKAFIIYMLESHTHGRNNPFASKNKKVGLSPSYADDVRKNVNNFIDFLVSKHYGEELKLAKMRSIKYTENDIEILSIDELNKLFCEVDRSNFPDFRNYVLMTFLLDSMCRINEALTAKLHSVDTQNGFFTIRAGNSKNALPRVIPLQERTIHLIKKMNKLTATFQSDHLFLTDYGTPLPPEHFRKQLKRYALRSGIKKNVYPHLFRHTAATHFLENGGDTRHLQMILGHKDLRMIEKYTHLTSKGIAKNISEYTAVNKIKF, encoded by the coding sequence ATGCAAATCAACCATAGAAAACTACCTAGACTAAAGAAAATCAAGAAGAACACTGACTTAGAATACTTAATAGAGGAGTTTATAATTGATAAAAAGGTCAGAAACGTCAGTCAGAATACTCTAGCTAAGTACAAGAATAATTTAAAAGTACTCACCGAGTTCCTAGATGTTACCAATTTACCGAGAGATGTATCAGAATTGACAATGACTAATATGAAAGCATTTATAATTTACATGCTAGAAAGTCACACACACGGTCGAAATAACCCTTTTGCTTCAAAAAATAAAAAAGTGGGCCTTTCCCCTTCTTACGCGGATGACGTCCGAAAGAACGTTAATAACTTTATCGACTTCTTAGTAAGCAAGCATTACGGCGAAGAATTGAAGCTTGCTAAAATGAGGTCAATAAAATATACCGAAAATGATATCGAAATACTATCGATTGATGAATTAAATAAACTATTCTGCGAGGTGGATCGCTCTAACTTCCCAGACTTTAGAAATTATGTGCTTATGACTTTCCTTCTGGACTCTATGTGTCGGATTAACGAGGCCTTAACAGCCAAATTACATAGTGTGGATACTCAAAACGGATTTTTCACAATAAGAGCAGGAAATTCGAAAAATGCCCTACCTAGAGTTATCCCTCTACAAGAAAGAACAATTCATTTAATAAAGAAAATGAACAAGTTAACTGCCACTTTCCAAAGTGATCATTTATTCTTAACCGACTACGGCACACCTCTACCTCCAGAACATTTTAGAAAGCAGCTTAAAAGGTACGCGTTAAGATCAGGTATCAAAAAGAATGTTTATCCACATTTATTTCGCCACACTGCGGCTACTCACTTTCTAGAAAACGGAGGGGATACTCGACACTTACAAATGATATTAGGTCATAAAGATTTACGTATGATTGAAAAATACACACACCTAACATCAAAAGGCATCGCAAAAAATATCAGTGAGTATACCGCAGTGAACAAAATAAAATTTTAA
- a CDS encoding tyrosine-type recombinase/integrase, producing the protein MKAGASKVEPIRSLQHIKLIKESLTGRDRLLFVLGINVALRISDLICLRIRDLRGKYAYITESKTGKTRRIMLNQSVRDEITKLNGRPDEEYLFPSRKKSGDGTEKHISRQQAYNIINGAVKRLGLLDEIGKVGTHTLRKTQCYHAYKNGTDLAFLQSMLGHSSQAVTLAYIGITDDNIDAIYESTPL; encoded by the coding sequence ATGAAGGCGGGCGCGAGTAAAGTTGAACCTATTCGAAGTTTGCAGCACATCAAACTGATTAAAGAAAGTCTTACAGGACGCGATCGGCTCCTATTCGTACTTGGAATTAACGTCGCTTTACGCATTTCAGATCTGATTTGCCTACGTATAAGAGATCTTCGAGGCAAATACGCTTACATAACGGAATCTAAGACTGGAAAGACACGCCGTATTATGTTGAATCAGTCCGTTCGAGACGAAATAACGAAACTAAACGGTCGCCCTGACGAAGAATATCTATTTCCATCGCGAAAAAAGTCCGGGGATGGTACCGAAAAACACATTTCGCGGCAGCAAGCGTATAACATCATTAACGGCGCGGTGAAACGGCTAGGATTACTGGACGAGATTGGTAAGGTCGGGACGCATACCCTTCGAAAGACGCAATGTTACCACGCGTACAAGAACGGTACCGACCTCGCTTTTCTACAGTCGATGCTCGGACACTCATCGCAAGCTGTTACGTTAGCTTACATCGGCATTACTGACGATAATATAGACGCAATTTACGAGAGTACTCCGCTCTAA